A stretch of DNA from Piliocolobus tephrosceles isolate RC106 chromosome 21, ASM277652v3, whole genome shotgun sequence:
CAACTGGAGAATGATGAACAGTCGTGGGTGCCCAGCTGGGTGGATGTGACTCCAGTCAGCAGAGCAGAAGCCAGGAGAGGTTTTGGTCTTGGTAAGTGGAGTGGAGAGGAATACCTTGGCTTCAACAGTGGGCTCACAGAATGCTGAGTGTCTGCATACACTGCTACCTTGGTGTTGAGGGCAGTGACCATACCTTATTTCCTTCCACCTTTCCTGTCTTATCTGGACACTGTGCATTCTGCCATCTCTACCATGACTTTCGGGCCCCACATGTTCCTGCCTGTCTGGCCTGTGTCTCCTCATTGCCCTTCTCTGTATCTGTGCAGAGTTGTCTACTATTGGCAACTCAGTGCGTGTCTCGAGATGTGCTCATATCCTTAAACAGGTATTTGAACTTCAGCCCATCCTTAATTTTTACTTAAACACTAGCTACTGTTTTGGAATCACATTTTGCTGGGTCTAGACACATGCCTCCTCATAGTGCTTGACTGTCCCCAGCAGCCAAGGCCCTGCTGAAACCCTTTGCAGAGGGGTGACTTGGAGACCCCACTTCTCTTTCCTGCACTGCACCCTATCTTGTGCCTTCATCTCAGTTGAAGTTTTCCTTATTCTGTAGTCTGGTGGAGCCATGTTCAGTTGGGCCAGGCTTTCCCAACCCAGACCCTTCCTAGCAAcctttcagcaatttttttttttttttttttttttttgagacggagttttgctcttattgcctcAGCTACagggtagtggtgtgatctcagctcaccgcaacgtccgcctctggattcaagtgatgctcctgcctcagcctcccgagtagctgggattacaggcatacgccaccatgcctggctaattttgtatttttagaggagatggggtttcgtcgtgttgatcaggctggtcttgaactcctgacctcaggtgatctgcccagcctggcctcccaaagcactgggattacaggcgtgagccaccgtgcctgagcCTTTCAGCAATTCTGTGGAGTCCCTGTGGGTGTGTCTCACATGCACTGGTGATGAAGATACCTCCTCCCTCTAGTTCAGCTCTTAGTAACAGATTCATCTCTGCTTTCAGATGGTCTATGTAGAGTGGAGGATGAGAGAGCCCGTCCCGAGCATCTGAAGAGCTACAGAGTCATCCAGCCCCAGGACACTCATGGTGAGGGGAAACCAAGAAGGCACACTGAGCATGGGGCAGCCTTCCCACCTGGTTCCAACTGTGGGCAACAGCAAGAAGTCCGTGTGGCAGAGAAGCTGTTCAAATGCAGTGACTGTGGGAAGGTGTTCTCAAAGGCCTTTGCCCTCCTTGACCATCTGATAACGCATTCTGAAGACAGACCCTTCAGATGCCCAACAGGCACAAGTGCTTCCAAGGAGAAGTCAACTCACGTTAACCCCCGAAAAATTCAACCTAGAGAAACAGCCCATGTGTGTAATGAGTGTGGGAAGGCCTTCTGTTACCCGTCCAAGTTGAGGAAACACCAGAAGGTTCACACAGGCATAAAACCTTTTAAGTGTAGTGAGTGTGGGAAAACCTTCAACCGCAAAGACGCACTGGTTCTACACCAGAGGATTCACACTGGGGAAAGGCCTTATGAGTGCAGCAAATGTGGGAAAACCTTCAGTGTTCTGTCTACCCTCATTCGGCACCGGAAAGTGCACATTGGAGAAAGGCCCTATGAGTGTACAGAATGTGGGAAGTTCTTTAAATACAATAATAGCTTCATTCTTCACCagagagttcacactggagaaaggccttTTGAATGCAAGCAATGTGGGAAAGCCTACGTGACCCGTTCAGGCCTCTATCAGCACTGGAAAGTCCACACTGGGGAACGGCCCTATGAATGTAGCCTGTGTGGGAAAACCTTCACTACCAGATCCTACCGCAATCGGCACCAGCAGTTCCACACTGAAGACAGGTCTTATGAATGTACagagtgtgggaaagccttcaaaCATAGTTCCACCCTCCTTCAGCACAAGAAAGTCCATACTTCAGAAAGGCCTCAGGAAGACAGGTCACATGGGAAAGTCATTAGCTGCTAGCACCGTGTTCATCAGGAAGGGTCTTTTTCCAGAAAGGAGATTGAGGAGAGTGGCCATCAGAGTGCCATCTGAAAGAAGCTAAACCTTGTACATCCCAACATCCACCCCGGGGAGAGTTCCCATGTGTGCCTGGCGTGTGGGAAGCTTTCAGGAGCCACACTGCACTCTCACTGGCCTGGGGCTGTTGGGAGTGTCACATCACTGTCAGTTTGTCCACCGCCATCCTCCTCCATCCACCCCGTAAGGTCCCTACAGCAAGTGGGACAGGAGACCTTGTGCTCCTTGCTCTAAACAGTAGAGAATCATTAATGGTAGAGCCCAAAACAGACCTCATTCCCTACCCCTGACTGGTTTAGCTGTGGACATGACCCACCTCTGGCCAGAGGAGCTGAGCTGGTATCTGCTGGGGGCTTCCTGGGAAGGTTTACCATTTTGATGGACATGGTTGACATCATACGTGGTATTTGTCATGCGCTAGCATGGACTGTCTCATACTGCTCTGGACTGTGTGGCAATAAAGGCTTTATTGTTTAAGCcgcttgaatttttttaaaaaatatttttgagatggtcttattctgttgcccaggctggagtgcaatggtgccatcatagctcaccgcagccttgaacgcctgcttcagcctcctgagtagctgggactacaggtgtgtgccatcacacccggctaattttttttcctttttttttttttttttttttttgtagacgggTCTCGCTACATTGCtgaagctggtctcgaattctgagcctcaagctattctcctgccttggcctcccaaagtgcagggagccactgcgcctggcctagtttttttagagacagggtctcacactcttgcccaggctggagtgcagtggtatgatcctaGCTCATTGCAGACGtgaactactggactcaagtgatcctcctgtttcagcatCTTGAATAGCTACGATTGTACTTGTGTggcactacgcctggctaatttaaaaaatgttttatagagacaggatcttgctacattgcccaggctggtcacgaactccttacctcaagcatttctcttgcctcagccttccaaagtgctgatgttatagttgtgagccactgtgccttgccaaGTCACTTTTAATATTGAGGttctggggctgggtgcagtggctcacacctgtaatcccagcactttgggaggccaaggtaggtggatcacgaggtcaggagatcaagaccatcctggctaacatggtgaaaccctgtctctactaaaaatacaaacaaaattagccaggtatggtggcggatgcctgtagtcccagctactcgagaggctaaggcaggagaatggtgtgaaccctggaagcggagcttgcagtgagccgagatcgcagcactgcactccagcctgggcaatagagtgagactccatctcaaaaaaaaaaaaaaaaaaaaattgagattctgATCCCTGTGCTTGGAGAGATTGAGCCTAGAATCAGGCACTATCACCATAAGTTGAGGGAATGGCTTTTGTGGGAGTGGTCTCTTGAGTTTTTTCTGCCTCAGTGGGGATGGCAGGATGACAGAAAATAGCTCTAATTAAGGTTGGCCTAATTTGTTTTGGCCCTTGAGTCCTCCAGGGAAAGACTTGTAGCCTGGATGTCAGGCTTTTTTTGTGGGTCTAGAGCTCACCTTGAGGAAGGGAATAGTTGGTGAGAGATCTTCTGTAtgtttatggacagaaaaagttGCGTTCTTTGTTCCCAGGGAATGTTCCAGAACTTCCAGCATTAGTCAGAAGGagctatttccattttcagctCAGAAGCCATATTCTCCAAAATCTGGAACATAGAGGTAAGTTCTAGACTGACTGTAAAACCCTTAGGGGCCTGCTGGGTAGAGTAATCTGAATATAGTAAGTGGGCATAGAAATAGTGAAGCGGTATGGAGTGAAATGTCTGGTAAACAAGAGGGCTTGAGCCAGTTCTAAAGACGCATCCACAAATGTTCCAGCAACTGAGGTTTCATGGGGTGAGGGCACCAGAACTTCTCAGCAATTGCAGACCTGTTATTTGTAGCAAGCTCACTGTCAGCAAATAATCTACAGACTTTCTGGATTCTCATATCCTCTCTGGGCTGTTCTCTTCTCATGGCCATTATCCTGAGACTGAAGGATTCTGTAGTCGTGGGATGTACCTTTTCTGACCTGGCCAGTACTCCTGGTGTCTCTGGATGCTGTGGCCTTTTCCACTGTCAAGTTTTTGCTGTCATAGTGTCAGGGCTCTCCCTCTAGGGCTCAAGGGAGACAGGTGGAGTAACCAAAGTATGGATCCAGATCTTGGGGTTTATGGGGCCTTttccgagtcttgctctgtcatgcagcctggagtgcagtggtgtgatcacggctcactgcacccttgactcctgggactcaagtgatccttctacctcagccttctgagtagcagagactacaggtacatgccaccatacccagctaatgaaaaaaaaaaatcgttttaggctgggtatggtggcccacgcatgtaatcctagcactttgggaggccaaggtgggcggatcactttaggtcaggagatcgaaaccagcctggccaacatggtgaaaccccttctctactaaaaatacaaaaaaagtaacagggcgtggtggtgggcacctgtaatcccagctacttgggaggctgaggcaggagaattgcttgaacctgggaggcagaggttgcagtgagccgagattgtaccactgcactccagcctgtccgacagagcaagactctgtctcaaaaaaaaatttttttttggcggggggtcaggattggtggcttatgcctgtaatgccagcagtcttggagactgaggtgggaggatcgcttgagccaagaagttcatgaccagcctgggcaacaccgcaagaccccatctctttgttttttgttttttgtttttttaagagataaggttttgccatgtgcccaggctgatcttgaactcttgggcttaagtgatcttccagccttagactcccaaagtgctgggtttacaggtgtgacaCTGTTCCTGGCTtatacccaatttttttttttgagacggagtctcgctctgtcgcccaggctggagtgcagtggcgtgatctaggctcattgcaagctccgcctcccaggttcatgccattctcctacctcagcctcccgagtagctgggacaataggcacccgccacaacatctggctaactttttgtatttttagtagagacggggtttcaccgtgttagccaggatggtctcgatctcctgacctcgtgatccgcccgcctcggcctcccaaagtgctgggattacaggcgtgagccaccatgcccgggttttttttttttttttggagatgaagtcttgctctgttgcccaggctgcagtgcagtggtgcgatctcagcacactgcaacctctgcctcctggggtcaagtgattctcctacctcagcctcccaagtagctgggatgataggcacccgccactgtgcctggctaattttggtatt
This window harbors:
- the ZNF584 gene encoding zinc finger protein 584 isoform X2 — protein: MAGETEVQLDPSLQGLVMFEDVAVYFSREEWGLLNVTQKGLYQDVMLENFALVSSLGLAPLRSPVFSQLENDEQSWVPSWVDVTPVSRAEARRGFGLDGLCRVEDERARPEHLKSYRVIQPQDTHGEGKPRRHTEHGAAFPPGSNCGQQQEVRVAEKLFKCSDCGKVFSKAFALLDHLITHSEDRPFRCPTGTSASKEKSTHVNPRKIQPRETAHVCNECGKAFCYPSKLRKHQKVHTGIKPFKCSECGKTFNRKDALVLHQRIHTGERPYECSKCGKTFSVLSTLIRHRKVHIGERPYECTECGKFFKYNNSFILHQRVHTGERPFECKQCGKAYVTRSGLYQHWKVHTGERPYECSLCGKTFTTRSYRNRHQQFHTEDRSYECTECGKAFKHSSTLLQHKKVHTSERPQEDRSHGKVISC
- the ZNF584 gene encoding zinc finger protein 584 isoform X1; protein product: MAGETEVQLDPSLQGLVMFEDVAVYFSREEWGLLNVTQKGLYQDVMLENFALVSSLECWDCRHEPPCPACFFYYLSPAGLAPLRSPVFSQLENDEQSWVPSWVDVTPVSRAEARRGFGLDGLCRVEDERARPEHLKSYRVIQPQDTHGEGKPRRHTEHGAAFPPGSNCGQQQEVRVAEKLFKCSDCGKVFSKAFALLDHLITHSEDRPFRCPTGTSASKEKSTHVNPRKIQPRETAHVCNECGKAFCYPSKLRKHQKVHTGIKPFKCSECGKTFNRKDALVLHQRIHTGERPYECSKCGKTFSVLSTLIRHRKVHIGERPYECTECGKFFKYNNSFILHQRVHTGERPFECKQCGKAYVTRSGLYQHWKVHTGERPYECSLCGKTFTTRSYRNRHQQFHTEDRSYECTECGKAFKHSSTLLQHKKVHTSERPQEDRSHGKVISC
- the ZNF584 gene encoding zinc finger protein 584 isoform X4, which produces MLENFALVSSLGLAPLRSPVFSQLENDEQSWVPSWVDVTPVSRAEARRGFGLDGLCRVEDERARPEHLKSYRVIQPQDTHGEGKPRRHTEHGAAFPPGSNCGQQQEVRVAEKLFKCSDCGKVFSKAFALLDHLITHSEDRPFRCPTGTSASKEKSTHVNPRKIQPRETAHVCNECGKAFCYPSKLRKHQKVHTGIKPFKCSECGKTFNRKDALVLHQRIHTGERPYECSKCGKTFSVLSTLIRHRKVHIGERPYECTECGKFFKYNNSFILHQRVHTGERPFECKQCGKAYVTRSGLYQHWKVHTGERPYECSLCGKTFTTRSYRNRHQQFHTEDRSYECTECGKAFKHSSTLLQHKKVHTSERPQEDRSHGKVISC
- the ZNF584 gene encoding zinc finger protein 584 isoform X5, encoding MAGETEGLVMFEDVAVYFSREEWGLLNVTQKGLYQDVMLENFALVSSLGLAPLRSPVFSQLENDEQSWVPSWVDVTPVSRAEARRGFGLGPTCSCLSGLCLLIALLCICAELSTIGNSVRVSRCAHILKQMVYVEWRMREPVPSI
- the ZNF584 gene encoding zinc finger protein 584 isoform X3, whose translation is MAGETEGLVMFEDVAVYFSREEWGLLNVTQKGLYQDVMLENFALVSSLGLAPLRSPVFSQLENDEQSWVPSWVDVTPVSRAEARRGFGLDGLCRVEDERARPEHLKSYRVIQPQDTHGEGKPRRHTEHGAAFPPGSNCGQQQEVRVAEKLFKCSDCGKVFSKAFALLDHLITHSEDRPFRCPTGTSASKEKSTHVNPRKIQPRETAHVCNECGKAFCYPSKLRKHQKVHTGIKPFKCSECGKTFNRKDALVLHQRIHTGERPYECSKCGKTFSVLSTLIRHRKVHIGERPYECTECGKFFKYNNSFILHQRVHTGERPFECKQCGKAYVTRSGLYQHWKVHTGERPYECSLCGKTFTTRSYRNRHQQFHTEDRSYECTECGKAFKHSSTLLQHKKVHTSERPQEDRSHGKVISC